AAGCCGCCGATGCCTGCTGTCTCGCGGATTCAGTGGCCAAGGGCGAAGGCAATATTGGATGCGGCTGCGGGGTCGCAGCGTGACTGTGGCTGCCACGGATCCGTTTTCCGCAACCGAAAAGGCTCCACGTCTGCGCAGCATCATTCCCGTTCTCGGCGTGACGCAGATCCTCGCCTGGGGCTCGTCGTATTATCTCCTCGCCGTGCTGGCCAAACCAATCGCCGGTGATACCGGCTGGTCGTTAGCGTGGATCGTTGGTGGCCTGTCGCTTGGTCTGCTTGTCGCTGGCATCGTTTCGCCGCGGGTCGGCGATAGCATCCAGCGTTTTGGCGGTCGTCTTGTCCTGGCTACGAGCGCTGTCTTTCTTGCTCTTGGACTCATCGGACTGGCGTTGTCGCCCAACCTGCCGCTCTACATTGTCTCTTGGCTGGTGCTTGGCGTCGGCATGGGTGCCGGCCTCTACGACGCCGCCTTCGCGACGCTCGGGCGTCTTTATGGCCAACGAGCGCGCACAGCCATCGCGACCCTCACCCTGTTCGGCGGCTTTGCTAGTACCGTCTGCTGGCCGCTCTCGGCCATGCTTGTTTCCGAATTTGGCTGGCGTAACGCGTGCCTGATCTATGCTGCCATACACCTCGCTATCCTGTTGCCGCTATACATCTTCGCTCTTCCCAAGGAGCGGAAGCGGGACATCTACGGAAACATACCTGCTACACTTGAAGAAGGCAGCGCGGTCAGTGGGCGGATGCCCACAGGATCGAGATTGTTGTTCGTACTGATCGCTCTGGTCATCACCGTCAGCTCGATGATCTCCGCGCTGATCTCCGTCCATCTTTTGACCATCCTGCAGGCGCGTGAAATTGCCCTTGCAGCCGCAGTCGCGCTTGGCGCGGTAGTGGGTCCTGCGCAGGTCGGAGCCCGCGCCATCGAAATGGCGATCAGCCGGTTCCATCATCCGATCTGGACGAAGCTCGCTTCGACCGTTTTCGTCGCAACGGGCGTCGGGTTGCTTTGGTCAGAATTCCCGATCATTGCGGCCGCGCTAATTTTCTATGGTGCGGGCATCGGCATCGAGTCGATCGCGCGCGGCACGCTGCCGCTCGCCGTGTTCGGCGAGCACCCTTACGCCTCGATCATGGGCCGGATCGCCATGCCGAGCTTGGTCATGCAGGCAGCCTCGCCGTCGCTCGGTGCGCTGCTGATCGATGTTTTCGGGGCTGACGGTGCACTTGCTGCGTTGCTTGCGATCGCCGTCGTCAATGTGGCGCTGGTGTCGGCCCTCTACCTGATCTTGCTGACGCACGGGCACGTCTAGCGCTCATGACGCGTCAGTAGGCGTCGAAGAGCGCGGATCGATCAGCACTCGCAACTAGGCCCGCGTCGGTCGTGGCGACTCCACCCGGAGGGCGCTCAATCGCCGTCGGCGAGCTCGGTTTGCGCAAGACGACGAGGAGGGGACGCTATCTGGCGTGGGGGATCAGGAGGGACTCACTGAAGCCGTATTCCTCTGGCACGTGATAACTCCCCTGTCGGGAACCGGCAGTAGACATGGTGAATTACACGTGGGCCATTTGTCGCCGGGTTCCGAAGCGCTGGTCTGTTAAGGAGTTTTGACTATAGAGTGTGGCAGGCGTCGATTTGCCATGATCGCGCTGGTGGGGGCTAGGGAAGGTCATTGCAATGGCATCGGCACAACAACTCATCGGGCTCGTGAAGAGCCACGCCGAAGGTGATGAGGGGCGATTTTTCGACCTCGCCATGCAGCTTGCTGCAGCTGAGGAACAGAAGGGTCATGCCCGGCTGCATTGTCAGCCGAAGGAGGCCGTACTATGACTCTGCACCAATCGTTGCTTGCTGAGGCCATTGCCCTGACTTTCAAACAGGCCCTGCGCGAACGAGAGTTCAAAGTTGCGGAGCTGATCCTGAAAGCCTTGGAACGCCTGAATGCCAGCTGCCCTTGCGAGGAGGTGCTCACAGAAGCCGTTCTACTGATCGACGATGGCTCGCGACGTCGGCCGAAGCGCTCGGCACATTGACCCGCTGCGAGCAAGAAGGACGGCACCTCAGCCATGGTGGTGCTCCGCCCCTCCGCCACAGCCGCTCGACAGATTCCACACCTCAACGAGCTTCTCGCCGCTGAAGCGGCGCTCGCGGATCAGGAACTTGCCGAGTCCGCCATAGACGCGCCAGCGCCAGCATTGGCAACAGCACGGCCCCTTCTCGTCCGAGTTGTCCATCGCATATTGGTAGGCCTCCTGCTCGTCGGGCGAGAGAGCCACGTCGAAATAGCTCATCGCCTTTTGCGCGGCACCCGCAGCGATGTCGTATGGGTCCGGCGGGATCTCTGGGATGGAGGCATATTTCTTGAGCGCCTCCATCTGCTCGCCATAGCGATGCCTGTCCATGGGCGAGCAGCAGGAGCCTTGCAGCCGCGCCACCGTCGACATCTTGGCGATTGAATCGGTGAACGCGGGCGAGCAGGTGCTGTTGCCGTGCTTGCTCAGGAACTCGAAGCGCTCGTCGAGGGTCTGCTGCCCGGCAGCCTCGGCAAGCCGGGGCATGCCCGAGTTCAGTGCGAAGAAACCCAGTGCGATCGAAAACTCTCTGCGGGAAAGATTGCATCCGCATCCCACGTGCCTGGTCAGTTTCATGCTCCTTTCTTCAGCCGATGCGCGTGAACATCGGGAAGTTCTCCAGCAGCCAGAACGAAAAAGCCGACATCTGCCCGGTGATCATCGCGAGGCCCATGACCACCATGATCCCGCCGGCGGCGAACTGCAGCATCCAGCCCGCTCGGCGCATCGCTTTCAGCCGCCTGGCAAGACCGTCGCTGAACAGGGCGGCGAGCAGGAACGATATGCCAAGGCCGAGCGAATAAATGGCAAGCAACGCAATACCCTGGCCGACAGTGGCAGATGCCGCGCCGACCGTCAGGATCGCGCCAAGGATCGGCCCGATGCACGGAGTCCAGCCGAAGGCGAAAGCAAGCCCGAGAACATAGGCCGATGCCGCATGTCCGCCCGGCAGGTTCGTGTGAAGCCGCATCTCGCGCATCATCCAGGACGGACGAAGGAGGCCGGTGAGGAACAGCCCGAACAGGATGACGATCGCACCGCCGACAAGATTGAGCTCGACGCGGTAGTTGAGAAGCATTTGACCCAGCGCCGTCGCGCTTGCTCCGAGGGCAATGAATACCGTCGAGAATCCGAGCACGAAGCAGAGGCTGAGACCCATTGCCGGCAAGCTCAGCGCGAACGTGCTATCGGTCGCCACGGCGGTTGGTTTCCGGCCGGCGACATAGGATACGTATCCCGGAACGAGCGGCAGTACGCAGGGCGACAGGAACGAGAGGATGCCTGCCACGAAGGCAGTAAGCACGCCGATGTTGGAAATCTCGAGCATTCCTAAGACCAGTTCCTTTTACACATCCGATACTATTTCGCCTGCTCGATAAGCTGCGTCAGGGTCGCGAGGGGCACGGCGCCGCCCAAAATTTGATCGCCCGCGATAAATACCGGCGTGCCGGTGATGCCGAGATCCTGGGCAAGCTGCAGATTGCGATCGACGGTGTCCCGGATCGCGGTACCTTCCATATCCGTCTTCAGCCGCTCGACATCGAGACCCACGTTCGCAGCGACCTTGAGAACGACCGCCTCGGTGATCCTGCTCTTCACCTCGAAAAGAGCCTTGTGAAATTTTGCGTAGCCTCCCTGCAGGTTCGCGGCGAGCGCCGCTTTGGCGGCGAAAACGGAATCCGGGCCGAGGATCGGAAATTCCTTGTAGGCGATCCGCAGTTGCGGGTCGGCAGCCACGGCCTGCTCCATCACCGGCATCATCTGGCGGCAATAAGGGCAGTTGTAGTCGAAAAACTCGACCAACGTGACGCTACCCTCGACATTGCCGCCAACCGGGCTCGCAGGATCGCGAAAGATTTCCTCCGCACGCGCCGTCAATGCTGCCTTGGCGGCATCCTCCTGGGCCTGCTTCTGGCGCGCGTCATAGGCCTGCAGTGCTTCGACCACGGCTTCGGGATGAGCGAGGAGGTAGTCGCGAACCCGCTGCTCGAACTCTTCCTTAGGCATGCTGTCCGCGATCGACTGCTGCTGCCCAGCGAAAAGGCTCAGCAGGAGGGCGAGTGCGAACCAGATAACTGTTCGCGGATGTGTGCGTCTGCTTTTCATGGAGTGCTCCTCGAGATTTTGACTTATCCAGCTTCCGTGCTCCGGCGGGTCGATCGGCCGAACTGCCCGTCACCCACTCCACAGCCAGTCCCACCAACTCCGCATACCGTGCTCGTGAGGGTGTCCGACATCGTTGGTGAGCGCGTTGACAAAAGTGACGAGGTTGACGGGATCGTAGTTGAGACCGTGGAAATTCGCCTTCCATCGGCCGTCCTTGTCGATGACGTGCGTGACGATGCCGTGCATCTGCAGGCCGTCGTCGGTCTTACTGAACTTGTGGCCGAAGGCTTCCGCCAGCTTGCGAGTTGTGTCCTCCGGCTGATCCGGCGTCGTGGTCAGGAACAGCCAGTTCGCAATGTCGAGTCCATGCCCGGTCGCGTAATCGCTTAGAACCTGGGGCGTGTCGTTCGACGGATCGGTCGTGATTGTCACGAACCTTACCCGGTCCTTCATGGGCGTATCGTTTACCATCGCCTTGATCTGCGCGAGCCGCTCGGTGTGCAGTGGGCAGACGTCGGGGCAGGACGTGTAGATAAAATGCAGGATCAAGATCTTGCCGCGAAGGTCCGCCAGCTGGATCGCACGGCCATCGGATGATCGCAGCTTGAAATCCAGCGCCGGCTTGTCGATGACCTGGAAATACTTCTCCTTGTCGCCGAGCATCGCGTCGACTTCGTCGAGCGAGTGGGCTTGCGCCACGGGTGCGACTGCCGCCATCAGCGCAAGGATGGCGATCCAGATGGTGAAGAGGCGCATCAAACCTCCGAGCGTGGCGGGCCTACCGAGGGGCGCACCGATTTCACTTCAATCACGGCTTGGTCGCAGTTCCCTGGAATTAGGTTCAGCCGGCCCGACCTGCTCGACAGACTCTTTCGATACAGCGTCGGCCGAGCACTGCTTGCCGGCCATCCGGCTCGCGCAAAGGCTGAGCGCGCACATCGCGGCACAGGGCAGAACTGCGAGAATGAGCGGCGCGATTCCGCCGGCCACCAGCCAACCCCAGCCGAACGCAAGACCGGCGACGGAGATGACGGCGGCCAGCACGGCCGGACCGCGCCAGCCGCGAAGGTGGTAGCGAATGGCATGGGAAATATCGCGGCCGAGCGAAGTATCTGACGTTCGGAAGAGTTTTGCTGTGGTCATGTCTCACTCCTTTATTTGGTAGCGATGCGATCGCGGATGAACGCCACGACCTCGGGAGAGTCCCATTCGGCCGGGCCGATCACCCGGCCGATCTCACGCCCCTCACGGTCGATCAGAAGCGTGAGCGGCAAGCCGACGGCGCCGAGGGCGAACATCGCCTTGCTTGACGTGTCGATGTTGAGGGCGAGGTGCTTGACGCCGATCTCGTCAAAGAACTTCCTCACGACTTCCGGTCCCTTGCGATCCACCGACAGCGCGACGACCTCGAAATCCACACCGCCAAGTTCAGCCTGCAGCCGGTCGAGCGTCGGCATCTCCTTGCGGTACGGGGCGCACCACGTCGCCCAGATGTTGAGCAGCACGATCTTTCCCGAAAAATCTGCGAGCGTTTTTGGCTGTCCGTCAGCATTCTGGAACGAGATTTCCGGCACCGGCTGCGGCGTGGCATGGCTGGCAAAGTTGGCCGGAGGCTCGGTGGCTGACGCCTGGATCAAAGCGAGCAACATACCGAACAAAGCGAGAGCCAACGTCTTCATGGCTGCCGTTCCTTTGCTTCGATCCTCAGGCGCTCGACGAGCGGCAGAATGGTCTCGTTGAGTTCCTGTTCCGACACCGCGCCGATGCGTTTGTAAACAATGTGTCCATCGGCACTCACCACGAAAGTTTCCGGCACGCCGTAGACTCCCCAGTCGATGGCGACGCGACCGTTCAGGCCTGCG
This region of Mesorhizobium australicum genomic DNA includes:
- a CDS encoding MFS transporter, which gives rise to MAATDPFSATEKAPRLRSIIPVLGVTQILAWGSSYYLLAVLAKPIAGDTGWSLAWIVGGLSLGLLVAGIVSPRVGDSIQRFGGRLVLATSAVFLALGLIGLALSPNLPLYIVSWLVLGVGMGAGLYDAAFATLGRLYGQRARTAIATLTLFGGFASTVCWPLSAMLVSEFGWRNACLIYAAIHLAILLPLYIFALPKERKRDIYGNIPATLEEGSAVSGRMPTGSRLLFVLIALVITVSSMISALISVHLLTILQAREIALAAAVALGAVVGPAQVGARAIEMAISRFHHPIWTKLASTVFVATGVGLLWSEFPIIAAALIFYGAGIGIESIARGTLPLAVFGEHPYASIMGRIAMPSLVMQAASPSLGALLIDVFGADGALAALLAIAVVNVALVSALYLILLTHGHV
- a CDS encoding cytochrome c biogenesis CcdA family protein; translation: MLEISNIGVLTAFVAGILSFLSPCVLPLVPGYVSYVAGRKPTAVATDSTFALSLPAMGLSLCFVLGFSTVFIALGASATALGQMLLNYRVELNLVGGAIVILFGLFLTGLLRPSWMMREMRLHTNLPGGHAASAYVLGLAFAFGWTPCIGPILGAILTVGAASATVGQGIALLAIYSLGLGISFLLAALFSDGLARRLKAMRRAGWMLQFAAGGIMVVMGLAMITGQMSAFSFWLLENFPMFTRIG
- a CDS encoding SCO family protein; translation: MRLFTIWIAILALMAAVAPVAQAHSLDEVDAMLGDKEKYFQVIDKPALDFKLRSSDGRAIQLADLRGKILILHFIYTSCPDVCPLHTERLAQIKAMVNDTPMKDRVRFVTITTDPSNDTPQVLSDYATGHGLDIANWLFLTTTPDQPEDTTRKLAEAFGHKFSKTDDGLQMHGIVTHVIDKDGRWKANFHGLNYDPVNLVTFVNALTNDVGHPHEHGMRSWWDWLWSG
- a CDS encoding DsbA family protein, which produces MKSRRTHPRTVIWFALALLLSLFAGQQQSIADSMPKEEFEQRVRDYLLAHPEAVVEALQAYDARQKQAQEDAAKAALTARAEEIFRDPASPVGGNVEGSVTLVEFFDYNCPYCRQMMPVMEQAVAADPQLRIAYKEFPILGPDSVFAAKAALAANLQGGYAKFHKALFEVKSRITEAVVLKVAANVGLDVERLKTDMEGTAIRDTVDRNLQLAQDLGITGTPVFIAGDQILGGAVPLATLTQLIEQAK
- a CDS encoding TlpA family protein disulfide reductase; translation: MKTLALALFGMLLALIQASATEPPANFASHATPQPVPEISFQNADGQPKTLADFSGKIVLLNIWATWCAPYRKEMPTLDRLQAELGGVDFEVVALSVDRKGPEVVRKFFDEIGVKHLALNIDTSSKAMFALGAVGLPLTLLIDREGREIGRVIGPAEWDSPEVVAFIRDRIATK